AACTTTCTGGGTGTAAAGTACATGTGACCGACTATTCAAATGCAAGTCGTACATTAATGTACAACATACATGAATTGAAATGGGATGAACAGCTTCTTGAATATTTAACTGTACCCGCTTCAATGTTACCTGAAGTTCGTCCATCTAGTGAAATATACGGTAAAACTGCAAATCATCACTTCTTCGGACATCAAATTCCGATTGCAGGTATAGCGGGTGACCAGCAGGCGGCACTATTCGGACAAGCATGTTTTGAATCAGGAGAAGCTAAGAATACGTATGGTACAGGCTGTTTCATGTTGATGAATACTGGTGAAAAGGCAGTAAAAAGTGAAAATGGATTATTGACAACTTTAGCTTATGGTATCGACGGTAAAGTAAATTATGCGCTTGAAGGTTCTATCTTTGTTGCAGGAAGTGCGCTTCAATGGTTGCGTGACGGTATGCGCATGATTCAAAGCGCACCACAAAGTGAAGACTATGCAACTCAAGTTACAGATGCAGATGGCGTTTATGTTGTGCCGGCATTTGTCGGACTTGGTACACCGTACTGGGATTCTGAAGCCCGAGGAGCTGTATTCGGTTTAACGCGTGGTACACAAAAAGAACATTTTATTCGTGCAACACTTGAATCTCTTGCATATCAGACGCGTGATGTACTAGATGCGATGGAAAAAGATTCAAAGATTGAAGTTAAAACATTAAGAGTCGATGGTGGTGCTGTTAAGAATGATTTCTTGATGCAGTTCCAGTCTGACATTTTAGATGTGCCTGTTGAGCGCCCAGAGATCAACGAGACAACAGCGCTTGGTGCAGCATATCTTGCTGGCCTGGCAGTTGGATACTGGGAATCAAAAGAAGAAATTCGCGATCGCTGGAACCTGGAAAAGCAGTTCGATCCTAAAATGGATGAACAAACGAGAGAAGATTTATATAAAGGATGGCAGACAGCAGTTAAAGCGACACAAGTATTTAAAAAATAAGATTTTATGGAGGAATTATAATGCAACTTTCAAGTCTGAATAGAAATCAAACATTGAACAAAATGAAAGAAGAATATTACGATATCGTAGTGATTGGTGGTGGTATCACCGGTGCTGGTATCGCATTTGATGCAGCACAGCGCGGTATGAAAGTCGCACTTGTTGAAATGCAGGACTTTGCAAGCGGTACTTCTTCACGTTCAACTAAACTTGTTCATGGGGGATTACGTTACTTAAAACAGCTGCAAATTGGCGTTGTAAGTGAGACTGGGAAGGAAAGAGCGATTGTTTATGAAAATGGGCCTCATGTAACGACACCAGAATGGATGCTCTTACCGATGCATAAAGGCGGTACGTTTGGACCGACAACAACGTCTCTTGCATTAAAAGTTTATGACTATTTAGCAGGTGTAAAGAAATCGGAAAGAAGAACAATGCTTTCTGCAGAAGAAACACGAGCAAAAGAGCCGCTCGTAAAAGAAAAAGGACTTAAAGGTGGCGGCTACTACGTTGAATATAAAACAGATGATGCTCGTATGACGATTGAAGTGATGAAACGTGCTGCTGAATTTGGCGCAGATATATTAAATTATACGAAAGCGACAGGTTTCACTTATGATAAGAAAAAGAAAGTAAGTGGTATCGAAGCCATTGATACGATTTCGAATACGAAGTTTAAAATTCAAGGGCGTAAAGTCGTCAATGCATCTGGACCATGGGTTGATGAAGTGCGTGGTAAAGATTATTCAAAAAATAATAAGCAGCTTCGTCTGACTAAAGGAATTCACCTTGTCTTTGATGAAAGTGTGTTTCCGCTGAAACAGGCTGTATACTTTGATACTGAAAGTGATAAACGCATGATCTTTGCGATTCCTCGTGACGGTAAGACTTATGTTGGAACTACAGATACATTCTATAATAATGATAAAACGAGTCCGAAAGTTACACAGGAAGATCGAGATTATATCATTGATGCAATCAATTATATGTTCCCGACTGTCAATGTTAAGGACAAAGATATTGAATCAACTTGGGCCGGTATTCGTCCGTTAATTCTTGAAAAAGGTAAAGACCCTTCTGAAATTTCACGTAAAGATGAAATCTGGGAAGGTAAATCCGGACTACTGACAATTGCTGGCGGTAAACTTACAGGCTACCGACATATGGCTCAGGATATCGTTGACTTAGTTGCAAAACGTTTAAAAGAAGAATATAAGCTAAGCTTTAAAGAAAGCAATACGAAGCATACACCGATTTCTGGTGGAGATGTAGGAGGCAGTGCTAATTTCCAAAACTTTATTGAAAAGTCATTGAAGCCTGACCTCTATAGTTATCTACCAGAAGATGACCAAAGATTCCTGATTAAAAAGTATGGTTCAAATGTTGAGAAATTATTTAACATTGCTCATACGAAACATACAGCTGAAGTGAACGGTCTGCCTTTAGCATATTATGCTCAGCTTGTGTATTCCATTCAGGAAGAAATGGTGATTAAACCGACTGACTTCCTGACACGCAGAACAGGTGATCTGTATTTTAATATTCAAAAAGTCGAGCAGAATAAAGAAGCAGTTATAGATACGATGGCTCAACTGCTTAATTATGATAATGCGCAACGTGCAGAATATACGCGTGAGCTTGAACAGAAGATACATGAAGCGAAATCGCCGTCTGTTCAAATATCAGTTGAATAATTTCAATATATTTTTAGAAGTATACTAAGTCCACCTTCGACTTAGTATACTTTTTTAAAAACCTTCTTTCTATGACGAAAATGATTAGATTCTATATAATATAATTGAGGTGATAACATGGAGATAACTGAAAAATTTATAACGTTAAAGGATAATACGCGCATTGCATTTAAATTATATGAAAGTGATGGCGACAAAGGAGTTGTACAAATGCTTCATGGTATGGCAGAGCATATGAATCGCTATGATGGAGTTTGCCGTTATTTTTGTTCACTCGGCTATAATGTGTTGATTCACGATCATAGAGGGCATGGGCATCATGTTGATGATGAAAGGCGAGGTCATTTTACTTCAATAGATACATTAGTGGAAGATGCTTATGAAATATTAGAAACATTTGATTTTAAAGGTGAATATATTTTATTCGGGCATTCTATGGGAAGTATCGTCGCTAGAAAATATGTTATCAGTTATCCGGGATTATTCGATAGACTTATACTGTCAGGTACGAGTTTCTACAATAAGAAGTTTGAAGCAGCTTCCATATTGCTTAAACCACTATTAAAGATATATCCACCACATAAAAAGCTTGAATTTGTCAATAAGTTGACTCTGAATGATTTTAACCGTAAGTTCAGACCTTTGCGTACAGAGAGTGACTGGCTTAGTCTGAATGAAGAGAATGTCGATGCTTTTGTCGCAGATCCTGATACAGGATTTAATATGTCTATTGGTGCTTTAAATTCAATTAATGAATCATTGAAGTTTATTAGCAGTAAGAAGAATGTTAAGCGCATGAATAAATCTTTAAAGATTCTGCTTATTGCTGGTCAGGATGATCCGTTTTCAAACTTTGGAAAAAGGATTGAAAAGACAGGTCAATTATTTAAAAGATGCGGAATTAAACATGTCTTTATCCAGCTCTATAAAAATTCAAGACATGAGGTTTTATTTGAAAAGAATCAAAATGAAGTATTACAAAATATTAGAAAGTGGTTGAAGAATGAATAAAATTCAGTTAATCGTCATAGTAGGACCGACAGCTGTCGGTAAAACTGCATTAAGTATCGAAGTAGCAAAAGCTGTTAATGGTGAAATTATTAGTGGTGATGCCATTCAAGTGTATCGAGGGATGGATATCGGTAGTGCAAAAATCACACAGGAAGAAATGGAAGGGATACCACATCATCTGATTGATATTTTAAATCCAGATGAACCATATTCAGCAGCACAGTTTAAAGCCCATGCTGAAAAGTTAATTGAGGATATATATAATAGAGGAAAGACTCCGATGATTGTCGGAGGAACTGGGCTATACATCCAGAGCGTATTATATGAATATGAATTTGTAGAAGAAGACAATGCTCTAAAAAAGGATATCCTATGCAAACTAGAACAATATAATAAAGAAACATTATATGCAATGCTTAAAGACAGAGATCCAAAGGCAGCAGCTCAAATTCATATGAATAATAGACAGCGTGTGTTACGTGCGCTGACATATTATGAAATGCATCATAAATCTATCACTGACCAGAAAAAAAGTCAGACATTAAGTTCAAAATATGATACATTTATTATAGGACTTAATATGCCGCGTCCTATATTATATGATAGAATCAACCATCGTGTATTACTCATGATTGAACAAGGACTTGTTCAGGAAGTGAGTACATTGTTAAGTAAAGGCTATAGAGAGAAACAAAGCATGACTGCAATAGGATATAAAGAGATAATTCCTTATATAGATGGAGAAGTTTCATTGAATCAAGCGGTAGAAAGTTTGCAGCAAAATTCTAGGAATTTCGCAAAACGTCAATTGACCTGGTTTAATAATCAGATGAAAATTGATTGGTTTGACACAGATGATCTGTCAGTAGAAACAATAACAGATCAAATAATGACAAATATAAAGGGGAATTATAATGACAAGTTCGGGTAACCTGCAGGATGCATTTTTAGACAACTATAAACAAAAGCAACAGGAATTAACAGTCTTTTTAACGAATGGATTTCAAATGAAAGGCATTGTGCTCGATTATGATAAGTATGTGATCCTGCTTAAAGTAGGAGATAAACAGAATCTTATTTACAAACATGCCATCAGTACATTTGTAGAATAAATATAAACATGTTGCAAACGATAAAGAACAACTCCTGTGAAAGGAATTGTTCTATTTTTTTATAAATATTTTTCGATATGCTTTTTTAACTGCTCGGGTGTCGTTGTTGGTGCAAAGCGTTCAACGACATTGCCTTGTCTGTCAACTAGAAACTTTGTAAAGTTCCATTTGATCTTACTGCCCATAAGACCTTTCGTTTCTTCTTTTAAATATTTGAACAGCGGGTGCGCGTTATCTCCATTCACATCTATCTTCTCGTGAATCGGGAAGGTCACACCATAGTTCAAACGGCAGTTCTGTTCTGCCTCAGCACCGGTTCCGGGCTCTTGTCCTCCAAATTGATTACAAGGAAATCCTAATACAGTAAACTCTTGTTCTTTATATTCCTGATAGAGCTTTTCAAGACCATCAAACTGTTTAGTAAATCCACATTCGCTTGCAGTATTAACAACTAGCACAACTTGATCTTTATATTCTGATAGTGAATATGATTCGTGATTAGCTTTATTAACCGTATATTCGTATATTGACATATAAACGCTTCCTTTCTAAATATGTTAAAATGAAGTATCAAATAATTGAGGTGAAACTTTGAAAGATACACAAAAAGCGACTGAACGTGCTCTTATTATAGCAGTTCATCTAAAAAAGGACGATGATTTTAACTTTAGCGAATCGTTAGAAGAAATAAAATCATTATGTCATACTGCTGGCATTGAAGTTACTGAAGTCGTCGTTCAAAATAAGGATAGAGTTGACAATAGTTATTATATCGGTAAAGGAAAGTTAGAAGAAATCGTAGAGTTAAAGGAACGTGAAGATATAGAATTTGATATGGTTGTAGTGAATAATGAACTGACAACAAGTCAATCGAAACATTTAAATGAAGTACTAGAATGTAAAATAATAGACCGTACTCAGCTTATTCTAGATATATTTGCGCAACGTGCAAAAAGTCGAGAAGGAAAGTTGCAAGTGGAACTTGCACAACTTGAATACTTGTTACCGAGATTATCGGGTCACGGTTTAAGCCTGTCAAGACTTGGTGGTGGTATTGGGACGCGTGGGCCTGGTGAAACGAAGCTTGAAATGAACAGACGGCATATTAGAAGCAGAATTCATGATATCAAGTTACAACTTGAAACGATTAAGCATCACAGACAGCGTTATAGAGACAACCGTAAAAAAAGAAATGTATTTCAGGTGGCTCTTGTAGGTTATACGAATGCCGGCAAATCAACATGGTTCAATGCATTGTCTGATAGTGAGACATATATGGAAGATTTATTGTTTGCTACACTTGATCCAAAAAGTAAGATGATGAAGCTGCATGAAGGTTATCCAGTGCTATTAAGCGATACGGTTGGGTTTATACAGCAATTGCCGACGCATTTGATAGAAGCATTCAGTTCTACGTTAGAGGAAGCAAAGTATGCAGATATTCTTATACATGTCGTTGATAGAAGTCATCCAAACTATATGAATCATATTGATACAGTCGTTTCGCTACTTAAGGAGCTGGATATGGATACAATACCAGTGCTTACATTATTAAATAAAAAAGATAAGATTGAATCCTTTGTCTCAGCCGCCGGGAAAGATGAGTTACTTGTTTCCGTCTTTGATAAACAAGATAAAATACTGATACAAAGTAAGCTCATTGATATGATGCAGCGCAATATGTCTGAGTATGAAATTGAAATTGAGCAGGATGCTGGTCAGCTTATTGCTTTCTTGAAGGAACATACGCTTGTTTCAGAAGTAAATTTCAATGAAGAAACACATAAATACGAAATCTCTGGCTATGAGCATCGTCATGAAGGTATATTAAATAAATTATTAAGTAATGAACAGATAAAGAGGTTATAAAATATTATGAATATTACAAAGTACGAACAGCTTCAAAGATTGATCGATGAAAATGAAAGTAAGGTCACACCAATATATAAAAGGATTGAATCTATCGCCCTCTATAATCAGAAAAAAGTAATGGATGCGTTTAATGATATAAAGATAACAGATGCAGACCTTGGTGGTACGAATGGCTACGGTTATGATGATAGCGGGAGAGATAATTTAGAAGCGGTATATGCACATGTGTTTAATACAGAGGATGCTATCGTTCGTCCGCAAGTCATTAGCGGGACACATGCGATAACACTTGCGTTAAGTGCGAACTTACAATTCGGAGATGAATTACTGTACATTACTGGTAAGCCTTATGACACGCTTCTTGAAGTCATCGGTATTACGGGTAATGGTATCGGATCATTGATTGAGAATGGTATTACATATAAGGATATCGAATTAATCGATAACGAAATTAATATCAAATGTGTATTAGATAGTATAACTTCAAAAACGAAAGTCATTGGAATTCAGCGCTCTAAAGGCTACAGCTCCCGTAAATCTTTGACGATTAGACAAATAGGTGATGCAATAGCAGTAATCAAGGCGAAACATCCTTATATTATTGTATTTGTTGATAACTGCTATGGTGAATTTACAGAAATGCAGGAACCATCAGATGTTGGTGCTGACCTTATTGCAGGCTCGCTTATCAAGAATCCAGGAGGCGGACTTTGTAAAATCGGTGGTTATATTGCAGGACGTAAAGACTTGATTGAACGTGTTGGATATCGTCTTACTGCACCAGGTATCGGTAAAGAAGCAGGAGCCTCGCTGTATAGTTTACATGAAATGTATCAGGGCTTTTTCTTAAGTCCGCACGTTGTGAGCCAGGCACTAAAAGGAGCTGTATTTACGAGCGCCATGCTTGGATCTCTGAATATGAATACAACACCCCTTTGGAATGATGAGCGAACAGATTTAATTCAATCTGTCATCTTTAATGATAAAGAAAAGATGATTGCATTTACACAGGCCATTCAGATGGCGTCTCCAATAAATTCGCAATATTTACCGATGCCCGCATATATGCCTGGATATACAGACGATGTCATAATGGCAGCCGGCACATTTATACAAGGAGCCTCACTCGAACTCACAGCAGATGGACCGATACGTGCACCGTATGAAGTTTACGTACAAGGTGGATTAACTTATGAACATGTCAAACTCGCAATAATAAAAGCAATAGAAATTATGATTGAAAAAGAGATCATAACGTTATAATATATCCATGTAAGGTTTCCTTACATGGATTTGTTTTTTATAAAAAAATATGATAAATTACAACTATGTTCGAAAGGGTGTTGACGATGCGCGATTCAATAAGAAGAAATATGCCTGTGTTTCCAATGAGTGTCGTTATGAAATTGACAGAGCTCACAGCAAGGCAGATTAGATATTATGAATCGCAGGAATTGATTCAGCCTGAACGAACAAGTGGGAATCAAAGATTATTTTCAATGAATGATCTAGATTTATTACTTGATATTAAACTGCTTTTAGAAAAAGGGTTTAAAATGAAGCGTATTAAAGCGATTATCAATGAAGAGAAATCACAACAACCCACATTTGAGATTAAAGAATCTCTTGATTATGAAGTTTCAAGGCTCGACCGTAGTAAAGTCCCGATTAACCGCGGGGATCTATCAAGATTTTTTAAATAAAAAACTGGAGGCTATTATGGCTAAATTTACAAGAGAAGACATTATCAAGTTAGCAGAAGAATCAAACGTCCGTTATTTAAGATTACAATTTTCTGATATTCTAGGTACGATTAAAAACGTTGAAGTACCAATCAGTCAGCTAGAAAAAGTATTAGATAATGAAATGATGTTTGATGGTTCGTCAATCGAAGGAT
Above is a window of Macrococcoides canis DNA encoding:
- a CDS encoding MerR family transcriptional regulator, which gives rise to MRDSIRRNMPVFPMSVVMKLTELTARQIRYYESQELIQPERTSGNQRLFSMNDLDLLLDIKLLLEKGFKMKRIKAIINEEKSQQPTFEIKESLDYEVSRLDRSKVPINRGDLSRFFK
- a CDS encoding methionine gamma-lyase family protein, encoding MNITKYEQLQRLIDENESKVTPIYKRIESIALYNQKKVMDAFNDIKITDADLGGTNGYGYDDSGRDNLEAVYAHVFNTEDAIVRPQVISGTHAITLALSANLQFGDELLYITGKPYDTLLEVIGITGNGIGSLIENGITYKDIELIDNEINIKCVLDSITSKTKVIGIQRSKGYSSRKSLTIRQIGDAIAVIKAKHPYIIVFVDNCYGEFTEMQEPSDVGADLIAGSLIKNPGGGLCKIGGYIAGRKDLIERVGYRLTAPGIGKEAGASLYSLHEMYQGFFLSPHVVSQALKGAVFTSAMLGSLNMNTTPLWNDERTDLIQSVIFNDKEKMIAFTQAIQMASPINSQYLPMPAYMPGYTDDVIMAAGTFIQGASLELTADGPIRAPYEVYVQGGLTYEHVKLAIIKAIEIMIEKEIITL
- the hfq gene encoding RNA chaperone Hfq, which gives rise to MTSSGNLQDAFLDNYKQKQQELTVFLTNGFQMKGIVLDYDKYVILLKVGDKQNLIYKHAISTFVE
- the hflX gene encoding GTPase HflX, translated to MKDTQKATERALIIAVHLKKDDDFNFSESLEEIKSLCHTAGIEVTEVVVQNKDRVDNSYYIGKGKLEEIVELKEREDIEFDMVVVNNELTTSQSKHLNEVLECKIIDRTQLILDIFAQRAKSREGKLQVELAQLEYLLPRLSGHGLSLSRLGGGIGTRGPGETKLEMNRRHIRSRIHDIKLQLETIKHHRQRYRDNRKKRNVFQVALVGYTNAGKSTWFNALSDSETYMEDLLFATLDPKSKMMKLHEGYPVLLSDTVGFIQQLPTHLIEAFSSTLEEAKYADILIHVVDRSHPNYMNHIDTVVSLLKELDMDTIPVLTLLNKKDKIESFVSAAGKDELLVSVFDKQDKILIQSKLIDMMQRNMSEYEIEIEQDAGQLIAFLKEHTLVSEVNFNEETHKYEISGYEHRHEGILNKLLSNEQIKRL
- a CDS encoding glycerol-3-phosphate dehydrogenase/oxidase, which translates into the protein MQLSSLNRNQTLNKMKEEYYDIVVIGGGITGAGIAFDAAQRGMKVALVEMQDFASGTSSRSTKLVHGGLRYLKQLQIGVVSETGKERAIVYENGPHVTTPEWMLLPMHKGGTFGPTTTSLALKVYDYLAGVKKSERRTMLSAEETRAKEPLVKEKGLKGGGYYVEYKTDDARMTIEVMKRAAEFGADILNYTKATGFTYDKKKKVSGIEAIDTISNTKFKIQGRKVVNASGPWVDEVRGKDYSKNNKQLRLTKGIHLVFDESVFPLKQAVYFDTESDKRMIFAIPRDGKTYVGTTDTFYNNDKTSPKVTQEDRDYIIDAINYMFPTVNVKDKDIESTWAGIRPLILEKGKDPSEISRKDEIWEGKSGLLTIAGGKLTGYRHMAQDIVDLVAKRLKEEYKLSFKESNTKHTPISGGDVGGSANFQNFIEKSLKPDLYSYLPEDDQRFLIKKYGSNVEKLFNIAHTKHTAEVNGLPLAYYAQLVYSIQEEMVIKPTDFLTRRTGDLYFNIQKVEQNKEAVIDTMAQLLNYDNAQRAEYTRELEQKIHEAKSPSVQISVE
- a CDS encoding alpha/beta fold hydrolase, translating into MEITEKFITLKDNTRIAFKLYESDGDKGVVQMLHGMAEHMNRYDGVCRYFCSLGYNVLIHDHRGHGHHVDDERRGHFTSIDTLVEDAYEILETFDFKGEYILFGHSMGSIVARKYVISYPGLFDRLILSGTSFYNKKFEAASILLKPLLKIYPPHKKLEFVNKLTLNDFNRKFRPLRTESDWLSLNEENVDAFVADPDTGFNMSIGALNSINESLKFISSKKNVKRMNKSLKILLIAGQDDPFSNFGKRIEKTGQLFKRCGIKHVFIQLYKNSRHEVLFEKNQNEVLQNIRKWLKNE
- the miaA gene encoding tRNA (adenosine(37)-N6)-dimethylallyltransferase MiaA; this translates as MNKIQLIVIVGPTAVGKTALSIEVAKAVNGEIISGDAIQVYRGMDIGSAKITQEEMEGIPHHLIDILNPDEPYSAAQFKAHAEKLIEDIYNRGKTPMIVGGTGLYIQSVLYEYEFVEEDNALKKDILCKLEQYNKETLYAMLKDRDPKAAAQIHMNNRQRVLRALTYYEMHHKSITDQKKSQTLSSKYDTFIIGLNMPRPILYDRINHRVLLMIEQGLVQEVSTLLSKGYREKQSMTAIGYKEIIPYIDGEVSLNQAVESLQQNSRNFAKRQLTWFNNQMKIDWFDTDDLSVETITDQIMTNIKGNYNDKFG
- a CDS encoding glutathione peroxidase, translated to MSIYEYTVNKANHESYSLSEYKDQVVLVVNTASECGFTKQFDGLEKLYQEYKEQEFTVLGFPCNQFGGQEPGTGAEAEQNCRLNYGVTFPIHEKIDVNGDNAHPLFKYLKEETKGLMGSKIKWNFTKFLVDRQGNVVERFAPTTTPEQLKKHIEKYL
- the glpK gene encoding glycerol kinase GlpK, which encodes MEKYILSIDQGTTSTRVILFNKDGEIKGVSQREFTQHFPKAGWVEHDANEIWSTVLSCFASVLTESNIRPDQIAGIGITNQRETTVVWDKTTERPIYNAIVWQSRQTQEICNDLKDKGLEDEFREKTGLLLDPYFSGTKVKWILDNVEGAREKAENGDLLFGTIDSWLVWKLSGCKVHVTDYSNASRTLMYNIHELKWDEQLLEYLTVPASMLPEVRPSSEIYGKTANHHFFGHQIPIAGIAGDQQAALFGQACFESGEAKNTYGTGCFMLMNTGEKAVKSENGLLTTLAYGIDGKVNYALEGSIFVAGSALQWLRDGMRMIQSAPQSEDYATQVTDADGVYVVPAFVGLGTPYWDSEARGAVFGLTRGTQKEHFIRATLESLAYQTRDVLDAMEKDSKIEVKTLRVDGGAVKNDFLMQFQSDILDVPVERPEINETTALGAAYLAGLAVGYWESKEEIRDRWNLEKQFDPKMDEQTREDLYKGWQTAVKATQVFKK